The Candidatus Micrarchaeia archaeon nucleotide sequence AGCATTCTCCCCTGGTCTGTGAGCAAATAGGATATTTTCGCGCCTGATTTATTCTCTTCCAGCAAGCCCATCTCAACGAATTTCTTCACCATCACTGCGCCGAGCTTCTGAATGCTTATGGGCTTTTGAGCCATGTTTTCACCCGAGTTTGGGAATGAGCTGCGGGACCTTCTTTTTGTAGTCGTGGAATTCTTCGCCTATCCTGAGCGCAAGCTCCTCGTCCTCCAAATCAGCAAGGGGCTTGATGAGCACCACCCACATTATGAACACCATGAGCGGGATTACCGCGCCTGTGACGAGGTAGGCGCCGAAATTGAACAGGAGGTGCGTTATGTAAATCGGGTGCCTTACGATTGAGTAGGGGCCGGATTTCACGAGCTTGGTTTCCAGCTTCTTCACGCTCTTCATGGAGCGCACGAGAAGAGCGAGCGACCATCCCTCCAGTACAAGCCATCCTAGCAGTATGATCCAGCCGAGCGGGGCGGCCAGGGGCGGGAGCGCGTACCTGCTGTATATGTACGGCGAGAAAATCAGGAATACGGCGGCGTCGAAAACCAGCATTATGACGTAGGTTGTGAG carries:
- a CDS encoding isoprenylcysteine carboxylmethyltransferase family protein — its product is MDLVYEALVYISLLVYLGLPVFWFVRHYFYLNYDMHRIELRLTTYVIMLVFDAAVFLIFSPYIYSRYALPPLAAPLGWIILLGWLVLEGWSLALLVRSMKSVKKLETKLVKSGPYSIVRHPIYITHLLFNFGAYLVTGAVIPLMVFIMWVVLIKPLADLEDEELALRIGEEFHDYKKKVPQLIPKLG